A window of Selenomonas ruminantium subsp. lactilytica TAM6421 contains these coding sequences:
- a CDS encoding AAA family ATPase: MEQSLKQETPFLSQEEGNTNSESNNVFADLPASLKKYWVGSERDRDTICKAFQRPYVRGFDHKIPKNGILLIGENSRGKTYAVKCISELLKQKKTFRYADISIMDFHDYAADTSNGLFLSDLYKAVNDKTEVAVFENIEKASMPQLDILYQLLTEGTYKLSRRYMMANGSLVEATGTLNTELISDIGANGKFFVFTTTVSQAKILSFLGNKIVKELGDIITLDPIMDDQIKNLAYTLCINMANKCRDHLHVLLNFDESLVRELSTHYRSNHGIKDLADYIDDQLYDPLTEMKLQEKIWDNEQLRLAYDNGYCVIAGNGEVIHTSAYQKDYNVMELEEVRQELAQVVGLDQVKEYVLSLENNLKVQQLRAGKGLKSTNLSMHMIFAGNPGTGKTTIARIVAKYLKAIGVLSSGHLCEVTRADLVGQYAGHTAIKTTDVIKSALGGVLFIDEAYSLSRGQGDIFGTEAIDALVKGMEDNRDDLVVILAGYEKEMQDFLKANSGLKSRFPNIVHFADYTIDEMCQIADVTAKAKGYKISDLCTEGLRQTFAKQQIKGKNDSGNGRLVRNLIEDAILKQSQRIIQNPEDNMELLIPDDFGFKEAAEFDLDKRLAEVIGLDEVKKYIRSLNARIKIQNMRKHAGLKTDNTQTLHMIFAGNPGTGKTMMARTVADVLYNLNVIQTNKLIETDRSGLVAGYVGQTALKTRRVIESALGGVLFVDEAYSLAQGGKNDFGQEAIDTLVKMMDDNRDQLVVILAGYSEDMRNFLNRNAGLQSRFANIIEFPDYNTDELMQIAENMYADNGYVLAADSKVMLREKFAAARLQEKFGNGRYVRNVFEKSINNQALRLSGTDDISKDALITITKSDIQEV, encoded by the coding sequence ATGGAGCAAAGTCTGAAACAAGAAACGCCTTTCCTCAGCCAGGAAGAAGGTAACACAAATTCTGAAAGCAACAATGTTTTTGCTGACCTGCCCGCTTCCCTGAAAAAATACTGGGTGGGTTCTGAACGGGATCGCGACACCATCTGCAAAGCATTCCAACGGCCATACGTCAGGGGATTTGATCATAAGATCCCTAAAAATGGCATACTTCTGATCGGAGAAAACAGCCGCGGCAAAACGTATGCGGTCAAATGTATCAGCGAGCTCCTGAAACAGAAAAAGACATTTCGCTATGCTGATATATCCATCATGGATTTCCATGATTACGCTGCGGACACCTCCAATGGACTATTCCTGAGCGATTTATATAAGGCAGTGAATGATAAGACCGAAGTCGCTGTATTCGAAAATATCGAAAAGGCATCTATGCCCCAGCTGGACATCCTCTATCAGCTTTTGACCGAGGGGACATACAAATTGTCCCGACGCTACATGATGGCCAATGGCAGCCTGGTGGAAGCCACCGGCACTCTGAACACGGAATTGATATCGGACATAGGTGCCAATGGCAAGTTCTTTGTTTTCACCACGACAGTCTCCCAGGCGAAGATCCTATCGTTTTTAGGCAATAAGATCGTGAAAGAGCTGGGCGATATCATCACACTGGATCCCATCATGGATGATCAGATAAAGAACCTTGCCTATACCCTCTGCATCAACATGGCCAATAAATGCCGCGACCATCTGCACGTCCTCCTTAACTTTGATGAATCTCTCGTCAGGGAGCTCAGCACCCACTATCGCAGCAATCACGGCATAAAGGATTTAGCCGATTACATTGATGACCAGCTTTATGATCCTTTGACCGAGATGAAACTGCAGGAAAAGATATGGGACAACGAACAGCTCCGGTTAGCCTACGACAATGGGTATTGCGTAATAGCAGGAAACGGCGAAGTCATCCATACCTCTGCCTACCAAAAAGATTATAACGTCATGGAACTGGAAGAGGTCCGCCAGGAATTGGCGCAGGTGGTTGGCCTTGACCAAGTGAAGGAATATGTCCTGAGTCTGGAAAACAACCTGAAAGTCCAACAGCTGCGGGCCGGAAAAGGACTGAAAAGCACCAACCTGTCCATGCATATGATTTTCGCCGGCAATCCCGGCACCGGCAAAACCACCATAGCCAGAATTGTCGCCAAGTACCTGAAAGCGATTGGCGTCCTTTCCTCCGGTCATTTATGCGAAGTGACCAGAGCCGATCTGGTGGGCCAGTATGCTGGACACACCGCAATCAAAACCACGGATGTGATAAAAAGTGCCCTTGGCGGCGTGTTATTTATCGATGAAGCCTATTCACTCAGCAGAGGTCAGGGGGATATCTTTGGCACAGAAGCTATCGATGCCCTCGTAAAGGGTATGGAAGACAATCGGGATGATCTGGTAGTCATTTTGGCTGGCTATGAAAAGGAAATGCAGGATTTTCTCAAAGCCAACAGCGGTTTGAAATCCCGCTTTCCAAACATTGTCCATTTCGCCGATTATACGATTGACGAAATGTGCCAGATTGCCGATGTCACCGCCAAGGCGAAGGGCTATAAGATATCCGACCTCTGTACGGAAGGATTGCGGCAAACATTTGCCAAACAGCAGATCAAAGGGAAAAATGACAGCGGCAATGGCCGTTTGGTGCGGAATCTGATTGAAGATGCCATCTTAAAACAATCCCAAAGGATCATTCAAAATCCGGAAGACAACATGGAGTTATTGATTCCAGACGATTTTGGCTTTAAGGAAGCGGCAGAATTCGATCTGGATAAGCGTCTTGCCGAAGTGATTGGGCTGGATGAGGTCAAGAAATACATCCGCAGTCTTAACGCCCGCATCAAGATCCAAAACATGCGGAAGCATGCCGGCCTCAAGACCGATAACACCCAGACCCTGCATATGATCTTTGCCGGCAATCCCGGCACAGGCAAAACCATGATGGCCAGAACCGTTGCCGATGTACTGTATAACCTGAATGTCATTCAAACCAACAAACTGATTGAGACGGACCGTTCCGGTCTTGTGGCCGGCTATGTGGGGCAAACGGCGCTAAAGACGCGCAGGGTAATCGAATCCGCCTTAGGTGGTGTGCTATTTGTAGATGAGGCTTATTCGCTGGCGCAAGGCGGTAAAAATGATTTTGGCCAGGAAGCTATCGATACCCTGGTCAAGATGATGGACGATAATCGCGATCAGCTCGTCGTGATTCTGGCCGGATACAGCGAGGACATGCGTAATTTCCTGAACAGAAATGCCGGCCTGCAGTCCAGATTTGCCAATATCATTGAATTTCCGGACTACAATACCGATGAGCTTATGCAGATTGCCGAGAATATGTATGCTGATAATGGCTATGTATTGGCTGCCGACAGCAAGGTTATGCTAAGAGAAAAATTTGCGGCAGCGCGCCTGCAGGAAAAATTCGGCAATGGCCGCTATGTGCGAAATGTCTTTGAAAAATCCATCAACAATCAGGCACTGCGCTTAAGTGGCACAGATGATATTTCCAAAGATGCATTGATCACCATCACCAAAAGCGATATACAGGAGGTCTGA
- a CDS encoding prolyl oligopeptidase family serine peptidase, with product MISKKLKKAVQLGLCGVMLAGVLTAGDIASAAVPHQQPSYKTVTETFDWGPSVSKVIVNLGSTVKASEVNTGTFKVHVRRELAEGAITPAEAMREKQGATISLGAESTSDKDLEGDRQVTKAYVSDANGNPVDSGEYVTLEMAVSPTDTLGAALNFDLHTMLNNWVTPHYTITDGQKLVVDNNQGNIRPQGDKFKFNHKILGRESFPYASYEPELKNKDEKKPLIIWLHGMGEGGNSPSLPIMGNKATQFADESVQKYFGGAYVLAPQARTYWMHGYKGFADGTSIYSQGLMEFIKAYVAEHPNVDENRIYVGGDSNGGYMTMLLVRDNPGCFAAAFPTCEGLKDSMITKKDLANIAKTPIWFTAAKTDTVLPPKDYAVPTVERLKKAGADVHFSFFDKVVDTTGKYKKADGTPYEYMGHWSWIYVYNDECEDNIDGKTVKLFQWMAEQKRK from the coding sequence TTGATCAGTAAAAAGTTGAAAAAAGCAGTTCAGTTAGGTCTTTGCGGTGTAATGCTGGCAGGTGTACTGACGGCGGGGGATATTGCCTCAGCAGCTGTACCTCATCAGCAGCCGTCCTATAAAACCGTGACGGAAACCTTTGACTGGGGCCCGTCTGTGTCCAAGGTCATCGTGAACTTAGGCAGCACGGTAAAAGCCAGCGAAGTGAATACGGGAACCTTCAAGGTTCATGTGCGCCGGGAACTGGCGGAAGGAGCCATTACACCTGCCGAAGCCATGCGGGAAAAGCAGGGTGCTACGATTTCTCTGGGAGCAGAATCCACCTCCGATAAGGATCTGGAAGGTGACCGTCAGGTGACCAAAGCCTATGTCTCCGATGCCAACGGCAATCCCGTGGACAGTGGTGAATATGTGACGCTGGAAATGGCTGTGAGCCCTACGGACACCTTGGGAGCCGCTTTGAACTTCGACCTGCATACCATGCTGAATAACTGGGTGACGCCGCACTACACGATCACGGACGGTCAAAAACTCGTGGTGGATAACAATCAGGGCAATATCCGCCCCCAGGGGGATAAGTTCAAATTCAACCATAAGATCCTGGGCCGGGAATCCTTCCCTTACGCCAGCTATGAACCGGAACTCAAGAACAAGGATGAGAAGAAACCGCTGATTATCTGGCTCCATGGTATGGGGGAGGGCGGCAACAGCCCATCTCTGCCAATCATGGGCAACAAGGCCACCCAGTTTGCCGATGAATCCGTGCAGAAATACTTTGGCGGTGCCTATGTGCTGGCACCCCAGGCCAGAACCTACTGGATGCATGGTTACAAGGGCTTTGCTGATGGTACCTCCATCTACTCCCAGGGCCTGATGGAATTCATCAAGGCTTATGTGGCAGAGCACCCCAATGTGGATGAAAACCGCATCTATGTGGGCGGTGACTCCAACGGCGGCTATATGACCATGCTGCTGGTGCGGGACAACCCCGGCTGTTTTGCGGCCGCTTTCCCCACCTGCGAGGGACTCAAGGACAGCATGATTACGAAAAAGGATTTGGCTAATATCGCCAAGACGCCTATCTGGTTCACGGCGGCCAAGACCGATACGGTACTGCCGCCCAAGGATTATGCTGTTCCCACGGTGGAACGCCTCAAGAAAGCTGGTGCTGATGTGCATTTCAGCTTCTTTGACAAGGTGGTGGACACCACCGGCAAGTACAAGAAAGCCGATGGCACGCCGTATGAGTACATGGGGCATTGGTCCTGGATCTATGTCTATAACGACGAATGTGAAGACAATATTGACGGCAAGACTGTAAAACTCTTCCAGTGGATGGCCGAGCAGAAGCGGAAATAA
- a CDS encoding helix-turn-helix transcriptional regulator, with the protein MNFAEKLRQLRSQKGLSQEAVAKAIGVTRRTYISYELDGRYPKNRERYAKLAEVFDVDTNYLFTENEAFVSQAGAKYGSRGMQQANALVSELSGLFAGGELSEEDRDAVMQSLQEAYWLAKKENRKYRKKSEE; encoded by the coding sequence ATGAACTTCGCCGAAAAACTGCGGCAGCTGCGCAGCCAGAAAGGATTGAGTCAGGAGGCCGTGGCCAAGGCCATTGGCGTCACTCGCCGCACTTATATTTCCTATGAGCTGGACGGCCGCTACCCTAAAAACCGAGAACGTTATGCAAAACTGGCCGAGGTCTTCGATGTGGATACCAATTACCTCTTCACCGAAAACGAGGCCTTCGTCAGCCAGGCCGGCGCCAAATACGGCAGCCGAGGTATGCAGCAAGCCAATGCATTGGTCAGCGAGCTCTCCGGACTCTTCGCCGGCGGCGAACTCAGCGAGGAAGACCGGGATGCGGTGATGCAATCCCTGCAGGAAGCCTATTGGCTGGCAAAAAAAGAAAACAGGAAGTACCGAAAAAAATCTGAGGAGTGA
- the rpsB gene encoding 30S ribosomal protein S2, with the protein MAVISMKQLLEAGVHFGHQTRRWNPKMAKYIFTERNGIYIIDLQKTVKKVDEAYAFLRDVAAEGKSILFVGTKKQAQEAIKEEALRANMFYVNERWLGGMMTNFQTIQKRVNRLKELEAMEADGTFEVLTKKEVQGLRHEMEKLEKYLGGIKEMNKLPGALFVVDPRKERIAVAEARKLNIPIVAIVDTNCDPDEVDYVIPGNDDAIRAVKLLTGRMADAVMEGRQGEGGDAEEAAAE; encoded by the coding sequence ATGGCAGTTATTTCCATGAAACAGTTACTTGAAGCAGGTGTTCATTTCGGACACCAGACCCGCCGTTGGAACCCGAAGATGGCTAAATACATCTTTACGGAGCGTAACGGTATCTACATCATCGACCTGCAGAAGACCGTTAAGAAGGTTGATGAAGCATACGCATTCCTGCGTGACGTTGCCGCTGAAGGCAAGAGCATCCTCTTCGTTGGTACGAAGAAGCAGGCTCAGGAAGCTATCAAAGAAGAAGCTCTCCGCGCTAACATGTTCTATGTGAACGAACGTTGGCTGGGCGGCATGATGACCAACTTCCAGACGATCCAGAAGCGCGTTAACCGCCTGAAGGAACTCGAAGCTATGGAAGCTGATGGCACGTTCGAAGTCCTGACGAAGAAAGAAGTTCAGGGCCTCCGTCATGAAATGGAAAAGCTCGAGAAGTATCTCGGCGGTATCAAAGAAATGAACAAGCTCCCTGGTGCTCTGTTCGTCGTTGACCCGCGCAAAGAGCGTATCGCTGTTGCTGAAGCTCGCAAGCTCAACATTCCTATCGTTGCTATCGTTGACACGAACTGCGATCCGGATGAAGTTGACTACGTAATCCCGGGTAACGATGACGCTATCCGCGCTGTGAAACTGCTGACGGGCCGCATGGCTGACGCTGTGATGGAAGGTCGTCAGGGTGAAGGCGGCGACGCTGAAGAAGCTGCCGCTGAGTAA
- a CDS encoding glycoside hydrolase family 1 protein yields MAFPKEFLWGGAVAANQCEGAYNEDGKGLDIQDIMPRGLKGAPTAEPTEDNMKLVAIDFYHRYKEDVKLFAEMGFKVFRTSIAWSRIFPNGDDAEPNEKGLQFYDDLFDECHKYGIEPLVTISHYETPLHLAKEYNGWVNHDLIGFYEKYVRVLFNRYKGKVKYWLTFNEINSVLHAPLMSGGIMTPLSELSKSDLYQACHHELVASALATKIGHEIDPEAKIGCMVLSMPTYPLTPNPDDVIATMQANNLNDFFGDMHARGVYPGYMKRYFRENGIEIKTTPEELALLKEHTVDFISFSYYVSICESASRKEEGSGNIIQGVKNPYLKESEWGWQIDPQGIRYVLNRFYNRWQKPLFIVENGLGAKDELVDDGQGGKTVNDDYRIAYLNDHLVQVEEAIEDGVPVMGYTTWGCIDLVSASTAELAKRYGFIYVDRHDDGTGTLNRYKKKSFYWYKDIIESNGEKLKK; encoded by the coding sequence ATGGCATTCCCTAAAGAATTTTTATGGGGCGGCGCGGTAGCCGCCAATCAGTGTGAAGGTGCGTACAACGAAGATGGCAAGGGGCTGGATATCCAGGATATCATGCCCCGTGGCCTCAAGGGAGCCCCTACTGCTGAACCCACCGAAGACAATATGAAGCTCGTGGCGATTGATTTCTACCATCGCTATAAGGAAGATGTGAAACTCTTTGCCGAAATGGGCTTCAAGGTGTTCCGCACTTCCATCGCCTGGAGCCGCATCTTCCCGAACGGGGATGATGCCGAGCCTAATGAAAAGGGCTTGCAGTTTTATGATGACTTGTTCGATGAATGTCATAAGTACGGCATTGAACCGCTCGTGACGATTTCCCATTACGAGACACCACTGCATCTGGCGAAAGAGTACAATGGCTGGGTGAATCATGATCTCATTGGCTTCTATGAGAAATATGTGCGGGTGCTCTTCAACCGCTATAAGGGCAAGGTCAAATATTGGCTGACGTTCAATGAGATCAACTCCGTGCTGCATGCACCGCTTATGAGCGGCGGCATCATGACACCACTCTCCGAGCTCAGCAAGTCCGATCTCTATCAGGCCTGCCATCATGAACTGGTGGCGTCTGCTCTGGCTACGAAAATTGGACATGAGATCGATCCGGAAGCGAAAATCGGCTGCATGGTGCTGTCCATGCCAACGTATCCTTTGACGCCGAATCCGGACGATGTGATTGCCACGATGCAGGCCAATAATCTCAATGATTTCTTTGGCGATATGCATGCCCGTGGCGTTTATCCCGGCTACATGAAGCGTTATTTCCGGGAGAATGGTATTGAAATCAAGACCACGCCGGAAGAACTGGCCCTCTTGAAGGAACACACGGTGGATTTCATTTCCTTCAGCTATTATGTCAGCATCTGCGAATCGGCAAGCAGGAAGGAAGAGGGCAGCGGTAATATCATTCAGGGTGTGAAGAATCCGTATCTCAAAGAGTCCGAATGGGGTTGGCAGATTGATCCGCAGGGCATCCGTTATGTGCTCAACCGCTTCTACAACCGTTGGCAGAAACCGCTCTTCATTGTTGAAAATGGGCTGGGGGCCAAGGATGAGCTGGTAGATGACGGTCAGGGCGGCAAGACGGTGAACGATGATTATCGCATTGCCTATCTCAATGACCATCTTGTGCAGGTGGAAGAGGCCATCGAGGATGGCGTGCCGGTCATGGGCTATACCACCTGGGGATGCATCGATCTTGTGAGTGCTTCCACGGCAGAACTGGCCAAGCGTTATGGCTTCATCTATGTAGACCGTCATGATGATGGTACAGGGACACTCAATCGTTATAAAAAGAAGTCTTTCTATTGGTACAAAGACATCATTGAAAGCAACGGTGAAAAACTGAAAAAATAA
- a CDS encoding ImmA/IrrE family metallo-endopeptidase, which translates to MDSEQCHKRAQEIIRQVGCRDMKRVAQELNIKVLYNENFTKLLGMYFYQWRNRFIFLNANLDDIWLNMVLAHEIGHDQLHRELAKQTQLQEFELFRLNSRTEYEANAFAAHLLMDTDAVFAELKDGCDEFALAQKMNCNINLALVKLQEMAKLGYDIRPSDSVDSQFFKKIRI; encoded by the coding sequence ATGGATTCAGAACAGTGCCATAAGCGTGCCCAGGAAATCATCCGTCAGGTAGGCTGCCGGGACATGAAACGGGTGGCCCAGGAACTCAATATCAAGGTTCTCTACAATGAAAACTTCACGAAACTGTTGGGCATGTACTTCTACCAATGGCGCAATCGCTTTATCTTCCTCAACGCCAACCTCGATGATATCTGGCTCAATATGGTGCTGGCCCATGAGATTGGGCACGACCAGCTGCATCGGGAGCTGGCCAAGCAGACGCAGTTACAGGAGTTCGAACTCTTCCGCCTGAACAGCCGCACCGAGTACGAAGCCAATGCCTTCGCCGCCCACCTTTTGATGGATACGGATGCGGTTTTCGCCGAACTCAAAGATGGCTGTGACGAATTCGCCCTGGCCCAAAAGATGAACTGCAATATCAATCTGGCTCTGGTAAAACTCCAGGAAATGGCCAAGCTGGGCTATGATATCCGCCCCAGCGATAGCGTGGATAGCCAGTTCTTCAAAAAGATACGGATCTGA
- a CDS encoding gamma carbonic anhydrase family protein: protein MYTLQDDVFQGMRPQIHAEAFVAPQVFLAGDVRVGKFSSIWPGVSARGDVNYISIGECSNIQDLVCLHVADENPCIIGDYVTVGHGAVLHGCEIEDHVLIGMSATVLTGAKIGRGSIIAAGALVKENDVIPPNSLVVGVPGKIVRTQDRMKSIHAQAIKYKCEWAIGYGVKPDIEGEVYHGEKII from the coding sequence ATGTATACGCTACAAGATGATGTATTTCAGGGCATGCGCCCGCAGATTCATGCCGAGGCTTTTGTGGCACCGCAGGTATTTTTGGCCGGTGATGTGCGGGTGGGGAAATTTTCCAGTATCTGGCCGGGGGTATCGGCCCGGGGGGATGTGAACTATATCTCCATTGGTGAGTGCAGCAATATCCAGGATTTGGTTTGTCTGCATGTGGCGGATGAAAATCCCTGCATCATCGGTGATTATGTGACGGTTGGTCATGGCGCTGTGCTCCATGGCTGTGAGATTGAAGATCATGTATTGATCGGCATGAGTGCCACGGTGCTGACCGGGGCCAAGATTGGCCGCGGCTCCATTATCGCCGCCGGGGCACTGGTCAAGGAGAATGATGTGATTCCGCCCAATTCCCTGGTAGTGGGTGTGCCGGGCAAGATTGTGCGCACACAGGACAGGATGAAGAGCATCCATGCCCAGGCCATCAAGTATAAATGCGAATGGGCCATCGGCTACGGCGTCAAGCCGGATATCGAAGGCGAAGTCTATCACGGGGAAAAAATCATCTGA
- a CDS encoding beta-glucoside-specific PTS transporter subunit IIABC, which translates to MKKYEELAKDIVRHVGGEENVISLAHCITRLRFKLKDESKADTEYLKAREGVVTVIQSGGQYQVVIGNEVADVYDTVLEVTNITGNAPKGGEEEEDKDLSPLDRFIDLISGVFQPVLSVLVATGMIKGFSALFMAMGLVDKGSGTAQMLNILGDMFFYFLPIFLGLTAARKFKMNEFTGMAIGAALVYPTVSAIMKGETLYTLFEGTIFQSAIHMELLGLPVILMNYASSVIPIIVAVWFGAKVEKAVAKAMPTMLKSFLTPFFTILIVVPLTFMAIGPVATWAGQIVGAAAMAIYNVSPVVAGLFIGAFWQVFVMFGLHWGLVPIMINNISVYGYDPLVVTYFGCSFAQIGVVLGIFLRTKDAKLKSISLPAFISGIFGVTEPCIYGITLPRKKYFIISCIGGAIGGALMALLSVNLYMFGGLGIFGYPTFIDPKTGDLAGMYGGMIASAVSFVFGLAVTAVVYRDAAPSEKLTVVKEAADGKAEREIIKAPLAGKLVALEDVPDEAFAMGLLGKGIAIEPSDGKVVAPADCTVMTMFPTGHAIGLVTDKGAEILIHIGMDTVKLEGKYFTTKVKQGDHVKAGDTLIEFDKEKIAAEGFNTITPVIVTNHAQYMDVVLTDEKDVEEEANLLTVIA; encoded by the coding sequence ATGAAGAAGTATGAAGAGCTGGCAAAGGATATTGTCCGGCATGTGGGCGGCGAGGAAAATGTGATAAGTCTTGCCCACTGTATCACGCGGCTGCGGTTCAAGCTGAAGGACGAGAGCAAGGCGGATACGGAGTATCTGAAGGCGCGCGAAGGCGTCGTGACCGTTATCCAGAGCGGAGGCCAGTATCAGGTAGTCATCGGCAATGAAGTGGCCGATGTCTATGATACGGTGCTGGAGGTGACGAATATCACCGGCAATGCGCCAAAAGGCGGCGAAGAGGAAGAGGATAAAGACCTCAGTCCTCTGGATCGCTTCATTGACTTGATCTCCGGCGTGTTCCAGCCGGTGCTGAGTGTTCTCGTGGCCACGGGTATGATCAAGGGCTTTTCGGCGCTGTTCATGGCCATGGGGCTGGTGGATAAGGGCAGCGGCACGGCGCAGATGCTCAATATCTTAGGAGACATGTTCTTCTATTTCCTGCCGATTTTCCTCGGCCTTACGGCTGCCCGTAAGTTCAAGATGAATGAGTTCACGGGTATGGCTATCGGTGCCGCTTTGGTTTATCCCACGGTTTCTGCCATCATGAAGGGCGAGACTTTGTACACGCTCTTTGAAGGCACGATTTTCCAGTCTGCCATTCATATGGAACTGCTGGGCCTGCCCGTTATCCTGATGAACTATGCTTCCAGCGTTATTCCCATCATCGTGGCTGTATGGTTCGGGGCCAAGGTGGAAAAGGCAGTGGCCAAGGCCATGCCCACCATGCTCAAGAGCTTTTTGACGCCGTTCTTCACGATTCTGATTGTGGTACCTCTGACCTTTATGGCCATCGGCCCAGTGGCAACCTGGGCTGGCCAGATTGTGGGTGCAGCTGCCATGGCCATCTATAATGTGAGCCCCGTGGTGGCCGGACTGTTTATCGGCGCTTTCTGGCAGGTCTTCGTAATGTTCGGTCTGCACTGGGGTCTGGTGCCCATTATGATCAACAATATCTCGGTGTATGGCTATGACCCGCTGGTTGTTACTTATTTCGGCTGCTCCTTTGCTCAGATCGGTGTTGTGCTCGGCATTTTCCTGCGCACGAAGGATGCAAAGCTCAAGAGCATTTCCCTGCCGGCATTTATCTCCGGTATCTTCGGTGTTACGGAACCCTGCATTTACGGCATTACCCTGCCCCGCAAGAAATATTTCATCATTTCCTGCATCGGTGGTGCTATCGGCGGCGCGCTGATGGCTCTGCTGTCCGTCAACCTCTATATGTTTGGCGGTCTGGGCATCTTCGGTTATCCCACTTTCATTGATCCGAAAACCGGCGATCTGGCTGGTATGTACGGCGGCATGATTGCTTCCGCAGTATCTTTTGTTTTTGGTCTGGCCGTGACGGCTGTCGTGTATCGCGATGCTGCTCCGTCTGAAAAGCTGACGGTGGTCAAAGAAGCTGCTGATGGCAAGGCGGAACGGGAAATCATCAAGGCTCCGCTGGCTGGCAAGCTGGTCGCCTTGGAAGATGTTCCTGATGAAGCATTCGCCATGGGCCTCCTGGGCAAGGGCATTGCCATCGAACCTAGCGACGGCAAGGTGGTGGCACCGGCTGACTGCACGGTGATGACCATGTTCCCCACGGGCCATGCCATTGGTCTGGTGACGGATAAAGGCGCCGAAATCCTCATCCATATCGGCATGGATACGGTGAAGCTGGAAGGCAAATATTTCACGACCAAGGTAAAACAGGGCGACCATGTAAAAGCAGGCGACACCCTGATTGAATTTGACAAGGAAAAGATCGCTGCCGAAGGGTTCAACACCATTACCCCGGTAATCGTGACCAACCATGCCCAGTATATGGATGTGGTGCTGACCGATGAAAAAGATGTAGAAGAAGAAGCAAACTTATTGACTGTAATCGCATAA
- the tsf gene encoding translation elongation factor Ts — MAITAAMVKELREKTGAGMMDCKKALTATDGDAAKAVDWLREKGIAKAEKKAGRVAAEGAVGAFVAADGKTGCVVEINCETDFAAGNDQFKELLAKVAEHIVATKPADLDALNNSEIEGKTVATLITEATATIGEKISLRRFACYETEGRLASYIHMGGKIGVLVNLTGGDEQLGKDVAMQIAAAAPMAVDRAGVDASALEHEKEVLRKQAEEEGKPANIIERMVEGRINKFYKEVCLNEQIFVKDSEKTIKDVLGDVKVTEFTRFQLGEGIEKKQDDFAAEVAAQLK; from the coding sequence ATGGCAATTACGGCTGCAATGGTTAAAGAACTGCGCGAAAAGACGGGCGCAGGCATGATGGACTGCAAGAAGGCTCTGACGGCTACCGACGGTGACGCTGCCAAGGCTGTTGACTGGCTCCGTGAAAAAGGCATTGCCAAAGCTGAAAAGAAGGCTGGCCGCGTAGCTGCTGAAGGTGCTGTAGGCGCTTTCGTTGCTGCTGATGGCAAGACGGGTTGCGTAGTTGAAATCAACTGCGAGACCGACTTCGCTGCTGGCAACGACCAGTTCAAGGAACTGCTCGCAAAGGTTGCTGAGCACATCGTGGCTACGAAGCCGGCTGACCTCGACGCTCTGAACAACAGCGAAATCGAAGGCAAGACGGTTGCTACGCTGATCACGGAAGCTACGGCTACGATCGGTGAAAAGATTTCCCTGCGTCGTTTCGCCTGCTACGAAACGGAAGGCCGCCTGGCCAGCTACATCCACATGGGCGGCAAGATCGGCGTTCTCGTTAACCTGACCGGTGGCGACGAGCAGCTGGGCAAGGATGTAGCTATGCAGATTGCTGCAGCTGCTCCGATGGCTGTTGACCGCGCTGGTGTTGATGCTTCCGCTCTGGAACACGAGAAGGAAGTTCTCCGCAAGCAGGCTGAAGAAGAAGGCAAACCGGCTAACATCATCGAACGCATGGTAGAAGGCCGCATCAACAAGTTCTACAAGGAAGTCTGCCTCAACGAACAGATCTTCGTTAAGGATTCCGAAAAGACCATCAAAGATGTACTCGGCGACGTTAAGGTTACCGAATTCACCCGCTTCCAGCTGGGCGAAGGCATCGAGAAGAAGCAGGACGACTTCGCTGCAGAAGTTGCTGCTCAGCTCAAGTAA